The following proteins are encoded in a genomic region of Paenibacillus sp. FSL R7-0273:
- a CDS encoding S8 family serine peptidase, protein MSKRSIRNFGISAASFSLALSLLFPSASYASPDSFLPPSPDLRNQTSLLQSRLEAQADSLKAAVPGRSSAALSPRNYAGSSSSPEPVTVIVQLQSEPVKVAESQAAHSKGFSPSLQRNILRAEHNSFRSAAARLGAVTGHEYTEVFNGYAVTLPGNQVDKLLSLPGVAAIFANQTMHALETAASAAPPAVQETVGNGDIIHSDKLNAAGIKGDGINIAVIDTGIDYNHPYLADSYKGGYDIVDDDNDPFETEPNPKFAPIDGNPYETEHGSHVAGIIKSVAPEADIYAYRVLGPYGSGSTADVIKGIEMAVSNEDGIDVINLSLGSTVNQQYSPDAIAVDNAAKAGITVVLAAGNEGPKAATTGSPGVAHRPISVGASTTPAYVNIIKVGVVDNVYGILGAGSKEFPQAANGQEIVYAGLGSPEEYAQADVKGKIALVDRGGYTFAAKSANAAAAGALALLVANNADGDLNMDVGDTGISTYGITRAEGALIKAEINAGRSVLDFKIVYDTNSWLASFSSRGPALPDFTIKPDIVAPGVAINSSVPEWTSTTGYTKLNGTSMAAPHVAGAVALLLELKPDLTPDQVKLLLSNNATSLSDRKGNYYSLYEQGAGLINLSKIIEADSVARVSELLDTGRPDVPVDSYDTSALSFGLQAKLPATVTKAVYVDALAGGTKTFTVDVAWRTDHEGITLPSFANVTSGGHFEVPLTVSAETKTGIYEAVLLLTETGSSAPETLILPLSVAVGEELRPDTVTSLRVGSEIISPDGDDNLDNTSFAFSVNEPVNSLHMEVANVTTGTVVGDVYATGQSFYRGMYELDEWDGIVVDQQTKTSVPLPDGIYSITPVLEGTTSLDEQAILFIVDTGAPVLGPLTLTESAESSSIAVISGYIAHDILLDLPAFGKDLNDWLGVAAILEGEDGKPLQLDGYIDASGYFEIIVPLSEGLNQYYIYAYDLGGNGEQDYAQLLRYSTSDDSIAVNPSVATTEAFVGQPVTIDVGFSVTENVYGIYGATFNLLYDNKLPEPLISSSVQLATYQENHFPGVPLAEYTNLIRLEDGRDVLQYGVHLTEGAYNGSGTGSLGRFTFTPAAEGTYTFELSDVLLWSDEISATIPSGLSTINVIVKTPVQTGPESPGVPAPAATAGTALASGQLTEKTDPAGAKPGAVLSISDTALTAALQSASGAAAALSLIDVEFSKYSQVSVTLTAAQAEKLKSSGKALNLTGKGFTLLIPAATLPDFINSIGLAVSIGLADGSAQTALAGSTRTIAPGSPLLTIKNGWTSGKPLTVSIALNNNGLADTRKTAAYQQTVNGALSYLQAGTLPDEGVLQFNITADGTYAAAALNTSFTDVGSHWAKDDIEVLASHGIVAGKGADGSFKPADTLNRAELLTLFDRLLGKGDTWAARIKESGAREVLTREEAVFIVADALGLDPAADGATLSFKDTAAISESARDAVAFVVGKGYFKGQGANTFNPGGTLTRAQAAVILHRVLEDLRS, encoded by the coding sequence ATGTCAAAACGCTCCATCCGTAATTTCGGCATAAGCGCGGCAAGCTTCAGCTTAGCGCTATCCCTGCTTTTCCCTTCGGCTTCCTATGCCAGCCCGGACTCCTTTTTGCCGCCTTCTCCTGATCTCAGGAACCAGACCTCATTATTACAATCCAGACTAGAGGCTCAGGCCGATTCCTTAAAAGCAGCTGTACCTGGGCGGTCTTCAGCCGCGCTAAGCCCCCGCAACTATGCCGGAAGCAGCAGCAGCCCTGAACCCGTCACCGTTATAGTCCAGCTTCAGAGTGAGCCCGTCAAGGTGGCCGAAAGCCAGGCTGCACACAGCAAAGGCTTCTCCCCCTCCCTGCAGCGCAATATTCTCCGTGCCGAGCATAACTCCTTCCGGTCCGCTGCCGCCCGCCTTGGAGCAGTAACCGGCCATGAATATACTGAGGTATTCAACGGCTATGCAGTAACCCTTCCCGGCAATCAGGTAGACAAGCTGCTGTCTCTGCCGGGTGTCGCCGCAATCTTCGCTAACCAGACCATGCATGCATTGGAAACCGCAGCATCTGCAGCCCCTCCTGCTGTGCAGGAGACTGTCGGTAACGGCGATATTATTCATTCCGACAAGCTTAATGCCGCAGGCATCAAAGGCGACGGAATCAATATTGCTGTCATCGACACAGGCATTGATTATAACCACCCCTATCTGGCAGACTCGTATAAGGGCGGATATGACATCGTTGATGATGACAATGACCCTTTTGAAACGGAGCCCAACCCGAAATTTGCACCGATCGACGGCAACCCTTATGAGACCGAGCATGGCTCTCACGTAGCAGGTATTATCAAAAGTGTTGCACCGGAAGCAGACATTTATGCCTATCGTGTGCTGGGGCCTTACGGTTCAGGGTCAACAGCCGATGTCATTAAAGGCATTGAAATGGCTGTATCCAACGAAGACGGGATTGATGTTATCAATCTGTCGCTTGGCTCTACGGTGAACCAGCAGTATTCGCCGGATGCCATCGCTGTTGATAATGCCGCAAAAGCAGGAATAACCGTTGTGCTTGCAGCAGGCAACGAAGGACCCAAAGCCGCAACTACCGGTTCACCCGGCGTGGCACACCGTCCAATCTCCGTTGGTGCCTCTACTACTCCTGCATATGTAAATATCATCAAGGTTGGCGTAGTTGACAATGTCTATGGCATTCTTGGCGCAGGCTCCAAGGAGTTCCCGCAGGCTGCGAACGGCCAGGAGATCGTCTATGCCGGACTTGGCTCCCCTGAGGAATATGCCCAGGCTGATGTGAAGGGCAAGATCGCCCTGGTGGACCGCGGTGGCTATACCTTTGCAGCCAAATCGGCAAATGCCGCTGCTGCAGGAGCACTCGCGCTCCTTGTCGCAAATAATGCTGACGGCGATCTTAACATGGACGTTGGTGACACCGGGATATCCACCTACGGCATTACCCGGGCAGAAGGCGCACTGATTAAGGCAGAGATTAACGCCGGCCGGAGCGTGCTGGATTTCAAAATCGTATATGATACGAACAGCTGGCTTGCCAGCTTCAGCTCGCGAGGACCCGCACTTCCTGATTTCACCATCAAGCCGGACATCGTGGCTCCGGGTGTCGCCATTAATTCCTCTGTTCCGGAATGGACAAGCACCACCGGCTACACCAAGCTTAACGGAACCAGCATGGCAGCTCCGCATGTAGCCGGAGCGGTTGCACTGCTGCTCGAGCTTAAGCCTGATTTGACACCGGATCAGGTAAAGCTGCTGCTCTCAAACAACGCAACCTCCCTTTCCGACCGCAAAGGCAATTATTACAGTCTTTATGAGCAAGGCGCCGGACTGATCAATCTTTCGAAGATCATAGAGGCCGATTCTGTTGCCCGGGTCAGCGAGCTTCTCGATACGGGACGGCCGGATGTACCGGTGGACAGCTATGATACTTCAGCATTATCCTTCGGCCTGCAGGCAAAGCTGCCGGCAACAGTAACCAAAGCTGTATATGTCGATGCTTTGGCCGGCGGCACCAAGACATTCACTGTCGATGTAGCATGGCGCACGGACCATGAAGGCATTACCCTTCCGTCCTTCGCCAATGTGACTTCCGGCGGGCACTTTGAAGTACCGCTGACGGTCAGTGCCGAGACGAAGACAGGTATCTATGAAGCCGTGCTGCTGTTGACTGAAACCGGCTCCTCCGCTCCCGAAACGCTTATCTTGCCGCTGAGTGTGGCAGTGGGTGAGGAGCTGCGTCCTGATACGGTAACCAGTCTGCGGGTAGGCTCTGAGATCATCTCACCTGACGGAGACGATAACCTGGACAACACCAGCTTCGCTTTCTCTGTAAACGAACCCGTCAACAGCCTTCATATGGAGGTTGCCAATGTTACGACAGGGACAGTTGTGGGCGATGTGTATGCAACCGGCCAAAGCTTTTACCGGGGCATGTATGAATTGGATGAGTGGGATGGAATTGTAGTTGATCAACAGACCAAGACCAGCGTTCCGCTGCCTGACGGCATCTATTCGATTACTCCCGTGCTGGAGGGCACAACCAGTCTTGATGAGCAGGCAATTCTGTTTATCGTTGACACCGGTGCTCCTGTGCTTGGTCCGCTGACCCTGACGGAGAGCGCCGAAAGCTCCAGCATCGCAGTCATCAGCGGATATATCGCACATGATATTCTGTTAGACCTTCCTGCTTTCGGAAAGGACCTCAATGACTGGCTCGGCGTAGCGGCTATCCTTGAGGGAGAGGACGGCAAGCCTCTGCAGCTTGACGGATACATTGACGCCTCAGGCTATTTCGAAATTATTGTGCCGCTCAGCGAAGGGCTCAATCAATATTATATTTACGCCTATGATCTCGGAGGCAACGGTGAGCAGGATTATGCACAGCTGCTCCGTTACAGCACTTCTGATGACAGTATCGCTGTGAATCCGTCTGTTGCAACAACAGAAGCCTTTGTGGGACAACCGGTCACCATTGATGTAGGCTTTTCTGTAACAGAGAATGTCTACGGTATTTATGGGGCTACGTTTAACCTGTTGTACGATAACAAATTGCCAGAACCGCTCATCTCCTCCAGCGTGCAGCTGGCAACCTACCAGGAAAATCATTTCCCGGGTGTGCCGCTGGCTGAATACACCAACCTTATCCGGCTTGAGGATGGGCGTGACGTTCTGCAGTACGGTGTACACCTTACGGAGGGCGCTTATAACGGGTCAGGGACAGGCTCACTGGGCAGGTTCACCTTTACTCCGGCAGCCGAAGGAACCTATACCTTTGAATTATCCGACGTCCTGCTCTGGAGTGATGAGATTTCAGCAACTATCCCGTCCGGGCTATCTACCATTAATGTAATTGTAAAAACACCTGTACAAACCGGCCCAGAGAGTCCGGGCGTTCCTGCTCCGGCTGCTACTGCAGGCACAGCTTTGGCCTCCGGTCAGCTTACTGAAAAGACTGATCCTGCCGGCGCCAAGCCGGGTGCCGTCCTGAGCATCTCGGACACAGCGCTCACTGCTGCTTTGCAGAGTGCTTCAGGTGCAGCCGCGGCGCTTAGTCTCATTGATGTCGAGTTCTCCAAATACAGTCAAGTCAGCGTTACACTGACGGCAGCCCAGGCGGAGAAGCTGAAGAGCTCAGGCAAAGCCCTCAATTTGACCGGAAAAGGCTTTACCTTACTCATTCCTGCAGCTACTCTTCCGGATTTCATTAACAGCATCGGTCTTGCGGTCAGCATCGGTCTCGCAGACGGTTCCGCTCAGACCGCTCTGGCAGGAAGCACCAGAACTATAGCTCCAGGCTCCCCGCTTCTGACTATCAAGAACGGCTGGACCAGCGGCAAGCCATTGACGGTATCCATTGCGCTCAACAATAACGGCCTGGCGGATACCCGTAAGACTGCAGCTTACCAGCAGACCGTTAACGGTGCATTGTCTTATCTGCAGGCAGGAACGCTCCCTGACGAGGGTGTGCTCCAATTTAATATTACTGCTGACGGCACCTATGCTGCTGCAGCACTGAATACAAGCTTCACTGATGTTGGCTCACACTGGGCCAAGGATGATATTGAGGTATTGGCTTCCCACGGCATCGTGGCAGGCAAAGGAGCTGACGGCAGCTTCAAGCCTGCTGATACGCTGAACCGTGCAGAGCTGCTCACCCTGTTTGACCGGCTTCTCGGCAAAGGCGACACCTGGGCTGCCCGCATCAAGGAAAGCGGCGCCCGTGAGGTGCTGACCCGTGAAGAAGCAGTATTCATTGTAGCGGATGCGCTCGGGCTTGATCCTGCGGCAGACGGGGCTACCCTGTCCTTCAAGGACACTGCAGCTATTTCGGAAAGCGCCAGAGATGCAGTCGCATTTGTAGTTGGCAAGGGCTATTTCAAAGGCCAGGGAGCCAACACCTTTAATCCGGGCGGGACTCTGACCCGTGCACAGGCAGCAGTCATTCTGCACCGAGTGTTAGAGGATCTCCGGTCCTAA
- the dnaJ gene encoding molecular chaperone DnaJ, with product MADKRDYYEVLGLGRDASDDEVKKAYRKLARQYHPDVNKASDAEAKFKEVKEAYDVLSDGQQRARYDQYGHIDPNQGMGGGFGGGGGDFGGLGDIFDMFFGGGGGRRDPNAPQRGGDLQYTMTIEFKEAVFGKETDITIPRTESCDTCFGSGAKPGTKPETCSVCHGSGQQEFVQNTPLGQMRNRRPCSHCSGTGKIIKEKCTTCAGQGKVKKQRKIHVRIPAGVDDGAQLRMTGEGEGGTRGGPAGDLYIVIRVKNHEFFVRENDDIMCEVPLTFAQAALGDEIEIPTLTEKVKLKIPAGTQTGTFFRLRGKGVPHLRGSGTGDQHVRVVVVTPSKLSEEQKDLLRQFASYNGENTHEQEQSFFDRVKRAFRGE from the coding sequence GTGGCAGATAAACGCGATTATTATGAGGTGCTGGGTCTCGGAAGAGATGCATCTGACGATGAAGTAAAGAAGGCCTACCGTAAGCTGGCACGCCAGTATCACCCGGACGTCAACAAGGCCAGTGATGCTGAAGCCAAGTTTAAGGAAGTGAAGGAAGCCTACGATGTGCTGAGCGACGGCCAGCAGCGCGCCCGTTATGACCAGTACGGTCATATCGACCCTAATCAGGGGATGGGCGGCGGCTTCGGGGGCGGCGGAGGAGATTTTGGCGGCCTCGGCGATATCTTCGATATGTTCTTCGGCGGAGGCGGCGGACGCCGTGATCCGAATGCCCCGCAGCGCGGCGGCGATTTGCAGTACACGATGACCATTGAATTCAAGGAAGCGGTATTCGGTAAAGAGACCGATATTACCATTCCGCGTACAGAGTCCTGCGATACCTGCTTTGGCTCCGGGGCTAAGCCGGGCACGAAGCCGGAGACCTGTTCCGTTTGCCACGGCAGCGGCCAGCAGGAATTCGTGCAGAACACCCCGCTTGGACAAATGCGTAACCGCCGTCCCTGCTCCCATTGCAGCGGAACCGGCAAGATCATCAAAGAGAAGTGCACGACCTGCGCAGGCCAGGGCAAGGTTAAGAAGCAGCGCAAGATCCATGTGCGCATTCCAGCCGGCGTAGACGACGGCGCACAGCTGCGTATGACGGGTGAAGGCGAAGGCGGCACACGAGGCGGCCCGGCCGGAGACCTGTACATTGTTATCCGTGTGAAGAATCATGAGTTCTTCGTGCGCGAGAACGATGATATTATGTGTGAGGTTCCGCTGACCTTCGCCCAGGCGGCGCTTGGTGACGAGATCGAAATTCCTACCCTGACTGAAAAGGTGAAGCTCAAGATTCCTGCGGGAACCCAGACCGGAACCTTCTTCCGCCTCAGAGGCAAGGGAGTTCCGCATCTGCGCGGCAGCGGTACTGGCGATCAGCATGTGCGGGTTGTCGTGGTGACACCAAGCAAGCTGAGCGAGGAGCAGAAGGATCTGCTCCGCCAGTTCGCTTCCTACAACGGCGAGAACACGCATGAGCAGGAGCAGTCATTCTTTGACCGTGTGAAGCGCGCCTTCCGCGGAGAATAA
- the dnaK gene encoding molecular chaperone DnaK: MSKVIGIDLGTTNSCVAVMEGGEAVVIPNPEGARTTPSVVGFKKDGERIVGETAKRQAITNPDRTIASIKRHMGTNHKESIDSKDYSAQEISAMILQKLKSDAEAYLGQTVTQAVITVPAYFNDSQRQATKDAGKIAGLEVLRIVNEPTAAALAYGLEKAEDQTILVYDLGGGTFDVSILELGDGFFEVKATSGDNRLGGDDFDQVVMDFLVAEFKKEQGIDLSKDKAAVQRLKDAAEKAKKELSGVLTTTVSLPFITVVDGVPQHLEVNLTRAKFEELTAGLVERTLGPTRQALSDAGMTPADLDRIVLVGGSTRIPAVQEAIKKLTGKEPHKGVNPDEVVALGAAVQAGVLTGDVKDVVLLDVTPLSLGIETAGGVFTKMIERNTTIPTSKSQVFSTFADNQPSVEIHVLQGERQMANGNKTLGRFMLNEIPPAPRGVPQIEVTFDIDANGIVNVSATDKGTNKSQKITITSSSGLSDAEVEQMMKDAELHAEEDRKRKELVEAKNNADQLVYSTDKVIKDLGDKVDASEIEKANAAKDKVKAALETDNLEEINAATEALNEIVQQLSVKLYEQAAQEQQGAEGAPEGAKKDNVVDADYEVVDDEKNQG, from the coding sequence GTGAGTAAAGTTATCGGGATTGACCTTGGAACCACCAACTCTTGCGTTGCCGTTATGGAAGGCGGCGAAGCCGTCGTTATACCAAATCCGGAAGGCGCGCGCACAACCCCTTCGGTTGTAGGCTTCAAGAAGGACGGCGAGCGGATCGTCGGCGAAACAGCAAAACGCCAGGCGATTACGAACCCTGACCGTACCATCGCTTCTATCAAGCGCCATATGGGTACGAACCACAAAGAAAGCATTGACAGCAAGGACTACTCTGCACAGGAAATTTCGGCGATGATTCTGCAGAAGCTGAAATCCGATGCTGAAGCTTATCTGGGACAGACTGTTACCCAGGCTGTTATCACAGTTCCGGCTTATTTCAATGACAGCCAGCGCCAAGCGACCAAGGATGCAGGTAAAATTGCCGGCCTTGAAGTTCTGCGTATTGTGAACGAGCCGACTGCAGCTGCACTTGCTTACGGTCTTGAGAAGGCTGAAGACCAGACTATTCTCGTATATGACCTGGGCGGCGGTACATTCGACGTATCGATCCTTGAGCTGGGTGACGGCTTCTTCGAAGTTAAGGCTACCAGCGGTGACAACCGTCTGGGCGGCGATGATTTTGACCAGGTTGTCATGGACTTCCTCGTGGCTGAATTCAAGAAGGAACAGGGCATTGACCTGAGCAAGGACAAAGCTGCTGTACAACGTCTGAAGGATGCTGCTGAAAAAGCGAAAAAAGAGCTGTCCGGCGTACTTACCACCACCGTATCCCTTCCGTTCATCACGGTTGTTGACGGCGTGCCGCAGCACTTGGAGGTTAACCTTACCCGTGCCAAGTTCGAAGAGCTGACTGCCGGCCTGGTAGAACGCACACTGGGACCTACACGCCAGGCGCTGAGTGATGCGGGAATGACTCCTGCTGATCTGGACAGAATCGTGCTTGTCGGCGGTTCCACCCGTATTCCTGCCGTGCAGGAAGCGATCAAGAAGCTTACCGGCAAAGAGCCGCACAAAGGCGTTAACCCGGATGAAGTGGTAGCCCTTGGTGCTGCTGTCCAGGCAGGCGTACTGACTGGTGACGTTAAAGACGTAGTACTGCTTGACGTAACTCCGCTGTCCCTCGGTATCGAAACTGCAGGCGGCGTGTTCACGAAGATGATCGAGCGTAACACTACAATCCCTACAAGCAAATCGCAGGTCTTCTCGACCTTTGCCGACAACCAGCCAAGCGTGGAAATCCACGTGCTGCAGGGTGAACGCCAAATGGCGAACGGCAACAAGACGCTGGGACGCTTCATGCTGAACGAGATTCCGCCGGCACCGCGCGGCGTACCGCAGATCGAGGTTACTTTTGACATCGATGCCAACGGTATCGTTAACGTATCGGCAACAGACAAAGGCACGAACAAGAGCCAGAAGATCACGATCACTTCTTCCAGCGGCCTGAGCGATGCTGAGGTTGAACAGATGATGAAGGATGCCGAGCTGCACGCTGAGGAAGACCGCAAGCGTAAAGAACTGGTTGAAGCGAAGAACAACGCTGACCAGCTCGTGTATTCTACAGATAAAGTAATCAAAGACCTTGGCGATAAAGTAGATGCTTCCGAAATTGAAAAGGCCAATGCTGCAAAGGACAAAGTAAAAGCAGCACTGGAAACCGATAACCTGGAAGAAATCAATGCGGCTACAGAAGCGCTGAACGAAATCGTCCAGCAGCTGTCCGTGAAGCTGTATGAGCAGGCTGCTCAAGAGCAGCAGGGTGCTGAAGGTGCTCCTGAGGGCGCTAAGAAGGATAATGTTGTTGACGCTGACTACGAGGTTGTTGACGACGAGAAGAATCAAGGGTAA
- the grpE gene encoding nucleotide exchange factor GrpE encodes MKEEQVQDPNELKDEAVNETLAADEAEAAAENTADFEEASGGGEAVKRLQELAEEAQARTLRVQADFDNFRRRTQKEKEELAQYATSKLVTELLPVLDNFERALVTAPGNAESEAFTKGINMIFRQLEGVLKSEGLAAMETVGQPFNPEYHQAIMQVESEEHEEGIVTEEVQKGYLLKDKVLRPAMVKVSM; translated from the coding sequence TTGAAAGAGGAACAGGTGCAAGATCCGAATGAACTGAAAGACGAAGCAGTAAATGAAACACTGGCGGCCGATGAGGCCGAAGCCGCAGCTGAGAACACGGCGGACTTCGAGGAGGCTTCAGGCGGCGGTGAAGCTGTGAAGCGCCTCCAGGAGCTCGCAGAAGAGGCTCAGGCCCGTACACTGCGTGTACAGGCGGATTTCGATAACTTCCGCCGCCGTACACAGAAGGAGAAGGAAGAGCTGGCGCAATACGCTACCTCCAAGCTCGTTACTGAGTTGCTTCCGGTACTCGACAATTTTGAGCGTGCACTGGTTACTGCTCCGGGCAATGCCGAATCCGAGGCCTTTACCAAAGGCATCAACATGATTTTCCGTCAGCTGGAGGGGGTCCTGAAGTCTGAAGGCCTCGCAGCAATGGAAACTGTAGGACAGCCATTTAACCCTGAATATCATCAGGCGATTATGCAGGTGGAGAGCGAGGAGCACGAGGAAGGCATCGTGACGGAAGAGGTCCAGAAGGGCTATCTCCTGAAGGATAAGGTTCTTCGTCCGGCCATGGTCAAAGTCAGCATGTAG
- the hrcA gene encoding heat-inducible transcriptional repressor HrcA: MLTERQRMILNAIVDDYISSAEPVGSRSISKRGDVGYSPATIRNEMADLEELGYLEQPHTSAGRIPSHKGYRYYVDHLVPWNSAGTAEMGTIRAFFAEKLNATEQVIQHAAMILSNMTNYTSILLGPEVFHTSLRHFQLLPLDGNNAVAIIVTSTGQVENRTVQIPPEISLSEMEKVVNLLNSKLVNVPLYKLKSQLYSELGEEMQRHISHYEELMQVLDQALESDHDQRIYLSGAANMLTQPEFKDVDKVKTILDLLEETPTLLKMLSPASGGTGIQVRIGTENKHEAFAHCSLITATYSLDGKALGSIGILGPTRMEYARVMGILGILSRDLTAMLAHWYK, encoded by the coding sequence ATGTTAACTGAACGCCAGAGAATGATCCTTAATGCTATTGTAGATGATTATATATCTTCCGCTGAGCCGGTAGGCTCGCGCAGCATCTCCAAGCGGGGGGACGTGGGCTACAGCCCGGCAACCATCCGCAACGAAATGGCTGATCTGGAGGAGTTAGGTTATCTGGAGCAGCCGCATACATCGGCTGGAAGAATTCCTTCACATAAAGGCTACCGTTATTATGTGGACCATCTGGTGCCGTGGAATTCCGCCGGAACGGCTGAAATGGGCACGATCCGCGCTTTTTTCGCCGAGAAGCTGAATGCTACCGAGCAGGTTATCCAGCATGCGGCCATGATTCTTTCCAATATGACGAATTACACTTCCATCCTTCTGGGACCGGAGGTTTTTCATACTTCATTGCGCCATTTTCAGCTGCTTCCGCTTGACGGCAACAATGCCGTAGCCATTATCGTTACCAGCACCGGGCAGGTGGAGAACCGCACGGTTCAGATTCCGCCGGAGATTTCACTCTCCGAAATGGAGAAGGTCGTAAATCTGCTTAACAGCAAGCTGGTGAATGTACCGCTCTACAAGCTGAAGAGCCAGCTCTATTCCGAGCTGGGTGAGGAAATGCAGCGTCACATCTCACACTATGAAGAACTAATGCAGGTGCTTGACCAGGCGCTCGAAAGCGATCATGACCAGCGCATCTATCTGAGCGGGGCGGCGAATATGCTGACCCAGCCGGAGTTCAAGGATGTCGATAAGGTCAAGACGATCCTCGATCTGCTGGAGGAGACGCCGACCCTGCTGAAGATGCTGTCCCCCGCATCCGGCGGAACCGGAATACAGGTCCGTATCGGAACGGAGAATAAGCATGAAGCGTTTGCCCACTGCAGCCTGATTACAGCAACGTATTCACTGGACGGCAAGGCACTGGGCAGCATCGGCATTCTGGGTCCGACCCGGATGGAATACGCCCGTGTGATGGGCATCCTCGGAATTTTATCCCGGGATTTGACAGCGATGCTGGCACACTGGTATAAGTGA